Proteins from one candidate division KSB1 bacterium genomic window:
- a CDS encoding MFS transporter encodes MRMKTLPIFLVFLCMGFGDAVGPFVGLAKETFQLSNTMAQLIPFTGFLMFGLLSVPMGVFQDKHGKKNVLLTGVLIMLIGLLIPTIFGFSYYALFLVTILLLGAGATILQVAGNPIMRDVSAEGKYSRNLSLAQFVKAIGSLSGPLIPAGAAYFYSRDWRVIFPVYSIALMLTLLLIAFMRIHEKEVKEKTASFKSCLSLLKDKFVLMMVLGIFLYVGSEVSMSSGVPIYLESEFGVDISTLGVLGAGLFFLTLTIGRFAGGIILNWMKPANFLMLTVVLAVIGIIGLFFGVQTIAIISVILIGLSFANIFPLIFSITVDRMPERSNELSGLMVTAIVGGAVLPLLMGVLADLTNSLIGFLVPLAAMLYITTIALSVKRTNNT; translated from the coding sequence TCTGGTGTTTCTATGCATGGGATTCGGAGATGCTGTAGGCCCGTTTGTCGGCCTGGCCAAAGAAACCTTTCAGCTTTCCAATACCATGGCCCAGTTGATTCCGTTTACGGGATTTTTAATGTTTGGATTGTTGTCCGTGCCCATGGGAGTGTTTCAGGACAAACACGGTAAAAAAAACGTGCTATTGACAGGGGTTTTGATTATGCTGATTGGATTGCTGATTCCGACTATTTTTGGATTCAGCTATTACGCCCTGTTTCTGGTTACCATTCTGCTTTTGGGTGCCGGTGCGACCATCCTTCAGGTGGCCGGCAACCCGATCATGCGCGACGTTTCAGCCGAAGGAAAATATTCGAGAAACCTGTCTCTGGCTCAGTTCGTCAAAGCCATTGGTTCGTTATCCGGTCCGCTGATTCCGGCGGGCGCCGCTTATTTTTACAGCCGGGACTGGCGAGTGATTTTCCCGGTTTACAGTATCGCGCTGATGTTGACTTTATTATTGATTGCGTTTATGCGGATTCACGAAAAAGAGGTCAAAGAAAAGACCGCCAGTTTCAAATCCTGCTTGTCTCTGCTGAAAGATAAATTTGTTCTGATGATGGTGCTCGGTATTTTTCTCTATGTCGGATCCGAGGTGAGCATGAGTTCAGGAGTTCCCATTTATCTCGAAAGCGAATTCGGTGTGGATATCAGCACTCTGGGTGTGCTGGGCGCCGGTTTGTTTTTTCTGACCCTGACCATCGGCCGTTTTGCCGGCGGTATCATTTTAAACTGGATGAAACCGGCTAATTTTCTCATGCTGACGGTGGTGTTGGCTGTGATTGGGATCATCGGCTTGTTTTTTGGCGTGCAGACGATTGCTATTATCAGCGTCATTTTAATCGGATTGAGTTTTGCCAATATTTTCCCGCTTATTTTTTCTATAACGGTAGACCGCATGCCGGAGCGCTCGAACGAACTCTCCGGGCTCATGGTGACAGCGATCGTCGGCGGCGCTGTGCTGCCTCTCTTGATGGGTGTTTTGGCGGATCTGACGAATTCACTGATCGGCTTTCTGGTGCCGTTGGCGGCCATGCTGTATATCACCACTATTGCATTGAGTGTAAAACGAACAAATAATACTTGA